TTGCAACGCGAAATTCAAGTTAATGAAAAACTTCCATGGGGCCCCGGTTTTCTGTTAAGCCTACAGCATTTGTTCGCCATGTTTGGCAGTACAGTGCTAGTGCCTAACTTGTTCGGGGTTGACCCTGGCATGATTTTGCTGATGAACGGTATCGGCACACTGCTATACATTTGGATTTGCCGTGGTAAAATACCTGCCTACCTTGGCTCCAGCTTTGCATTTATCGCACCCGTATTATCAGTGCTTGCTGATCATAAAGATGATCATATGAAAGGGTACTCGCTTGCTTTGGGCGCTTTCATCATCACAGGTGTTATCTTTGTGCTCGTTGCTTTGATCATCCGTTATGCAGGAACAAAATGGATCGATGTTGTCTTCCCTCCAGCAGTAATGGGAGCTATCGTAGCAACGATCGGACTTGAACTTGTGCCTGTTGCCGCGCGAATGGCAGGACTTATTGCCCCTGAAGGTGTTGCAGTTGCAGACTGGACTCCAGATGGCAAAGCAATCACACTTTCTATGGTGACACTGGGCGTAACCGTAATTGGAGCTGTACTCTTCCGCGGTTTCCCAAAAATCATTCACATCCTCATCGGTATCGTAACTGGTTATGGTTTAGCTTATATTATGAAAATGGTGGATACCGCTGCAATATCTAATGCAAATTTTTTAGCGCACCCTACCATTGTTACTCCATCCTTCGATTGGAATGTAATCCTGACTATCATCCCAGTATCGCTAGTAGTAATCGTTGAACATATCGGACACTTACTTGTAACTAGCAATATTGTTGGCAGAGACTTGGCTAAAGATCCTGGACTTGACCGCTCCCTGATGGGGAACGGGATATCTACAATTATCTCCGGTTTTATCGGTTCTACTCCAAATACAACCTACGGTGAGAATATCGGGGTTATGGCATTAACTAAAGTTTATTCTGTATATGTGATCGGTGGCGCAGCAGTGATTGCAATTCTGCTATCGTTCTCAGGTACTTTTTCCTCCGTTATCGCTAATATCCCAACACCTGTAATGGGCGGCGTATCACTACTGTTGTTCGGTGTAATTGCCGCATCCGGTCTGCGAATCTTCGTAGAGCAAAAAGTTGATTTTTCCAAAGCCACTAACATGATTATGGCTACGTTGGTGCTTGTTGTCGGAATTAGTGGTACAACCCTTACTATGGGTAGCGTAAAACTCAGTGGTATGGCTCTAGCTACGATTGTTGGTATCGTTCTAGCCCTATTCTTCAAACTCATTGAAGTTCTTGGACTGTCTAATGAAGGTGGAGAAAGCGATAAAGCTGCTCACTAATTTATTTATGAATTAATAATTCAAAAAGACTGCTCCAGATCCATTTTATGGATTGGGCAGTCTTTTTTCGTATCTCTTTTGACCAAAAAATCGAAAAACAGCAACCCTCCGCTAGTAGTGACAGAGAATTGCTGTTGTTTGCACTTTTTCACATTATTCGATAAATAAATCCCGATTTATTTCCCGGGAAAAGACAAGTTTATCGTATTAATCTTCGTAATCAACTAATGTAATAACTTCAATTCCAGAAAGCTTATTACGTCCAGCAAGCTCAACCAATTCAATCAAAAACGCTGCGCCTACCACTTTACCACCAAGCTGCTCCACAAGGTTAACTGAAGTAGCTATAGTACCTCCTGTTGCTAACAAATCATCAGCAATCAATACATTTTGTCCAGGCTTAATGGCATCCGTGTGAACAGCAAGTGTGTCTTTACCATATTCAAGATCATATCCAACCTCGATAGTCTCATACGGCAGTTTACCACTCTTTCGAATCGGCACAAAGCCTACGCCCAATGCATAAGCAAGAGGTGCACCAACTACAAAACCACGTGCTTCCGGTCCAGCGATCACATCGATTTCTAAGTGGGATACAAGAGCTTTCAAGGCATCAATTGCCTGGCGATATGCATCACCGTCTTTTAACAAGGTGGTGATATCTTTAAAACTAATACCTTCTTTTGGGAAATCAGGAATCACGCGAATACTATCTTTAAAATCCAAATTTTTCATCTCCTAAAAGTTTTGTTAGCATATGCTACTTTGAGTCCGGTTCGACAAAACTTACTTCGTAAGCGTCTGCTTTGTTTTGTTTAGTGTCTTTATGATACGCCTAAACGGCGTGATAACATCCAATCCTGCAGTTCAGACAAGCTACCTTCCATGAAGTACTGCTCCATTTCCGCCATCTGCCCCAGTCTGACAAAATGTCTTGATGCTGTAAGGCTTTTAGCTGTAGGCTGCGTAATAAAGGTCACACTTCCGTGACTTCTTTCGATAAAATCCAGCTCCTCGAACACATCTAGCATATTACTAAGCATTCGAATACTTAATGAGGATTGTCGACTTAGCCGCAGCAGCACTTCATGTTCTGGCGTTGCAACAGCAGTGATCGAAGCCAGCAGTTTATAGAGTATTTTAAAATGATCCCG
This genomic stretch from Paenibacillus sp. FSL H7-0737 harbors:
- a CDS encoding adenine phosphoribosyltransferase, which codes for MDFKDSIRVIPDFPKEGISFKDITTLLKDGDAYRQAIDALKALVSHLEIDVIAGPEARGFVVGAPLAYALGVGFVPIRKSGKLPYETIEVGYDLEYGKDTLAVHTDAIKPGQNVLIADDLLATGGTIATSVNLVEQLGGKVVGAAFLIELVELAGRNKLSGIEVITLVDYED
- the uraA gene encoding uracil permease — protein: MQREIQVNEKLPWGPGFLLSLQHLFAMFGSTVLVPNLFGVDPGMILLMNGIGTLLYIWICRGKIPAYLGSSFAFIAPVLSVLADHKDDHMKGYSLALGAFIITGVIFVLVALIIRYAGTKWIDVVFPPAVMGAIVATIGLELVPVAARMAGLIAPEGVAVADWTPDGKAITLSMVTLGVTVIGAVLFRGFPKIIHILIGIVTGYGLAYIMKMVDTAAISNANFLAHPTIVTPSFDWNVILTIIPVSLVVIVEHIGHLLVTSNIVGRDLAKDPGLDRSLMGNGISTIISGFIGSTPNTTYGENIGVMALTKVYSVYVIGGAAVIAILLSFSGTFSSVIANIPTPVMGGVSLLLFGVIAASGLRIFVEQKVDFSKATNMIMATLVLVVGISGTTLTMGSVKLSGMALATIVGIVLALFFKLIEVLGLSNEGGESDKAAH